A genomic window from Bordetella genomosp. 9 includes:
- a CDS encoding IclR family transcriptional regulator, which yields MAGPKPEAEDKGVAAVSRALSLLSAFRRDDYSLTLTELSIRVGLYKSTASRLIDTLVREGYLYRISDGSYQLGAKPLQLGAIFQRQMRTAEYVPPFLHRIVEELGESASFYIPQNGGRLCLHRVSASNQVIVDSVREGDWLPLEGGATGTILLAFGGAEGKEMDAVRVQLWAATFGGAHPEMAAVAVPVFGVQQALLGALSVSGPRYRLEARGAETMWPTLMRAARGLTELLGGDTAAFDARLRAD from the coding sequence ATGGCGGGGCCCAAACCAGAGGCGGAAGACAAGGGCGTGGCGGCGGTGAGCCGCGCGCTGAGCCTGCTTTCCGCGTTCCGGAGAGATGACTACAGCCTGACCCTGACCGAACTTTCCATACGCGTCGGTCTGTACAAGAGCACGGCGTCGCGCCTGATCGATACCCTGGTGCGCGAAGGCTACCTGTACCGGATTTCGGACGGCAGCTACCAGCTGGGCGCCAAGCCGTTGCAGCTCGGGGCCATCTTCCAGCGTCAGATGCGCACCGCGGAATACGTTCCGCCTTTCCTGCACCGGATCGTGGAAGAACTGGGCGAAAGCGCGTCCTTCTACATTCCGCAGAATGGCGGGCGGCTCTGCCTGCATCGCGTCAGCGCCAGCAACCAGGTGATCGTCGATTCCGTGCGCGAAGGCGACTGGCTGCCCTTGGAAGGCGGCGCCACGGGAACCATCCTGCTGGCTTTTGGTGGAGCGGAAGGCAAGGAAATGGACGCCGTGCGCGTCCAGTTATGGGCGGCCACCTTTGGCGGCGCCCACCCCGAGATGGCGGCGGTCGCCGTGCCGGTCTTCGGCGTGCAGCAGGCCCTGCTCGGCGCGCTCAGCGTTTCCGGCCCCCGGTACCGGCTGGAAGCGCGCGGCGCGGAAACCATGTGGCCCACGCTGATGCGAGCCGCCCGCGGCCTGACGGAACTCCTGGGCGGCGACACGGCGGCATTCGACGCACGCCTGCGCGCCGACTGA
- a CDS encoding GNAT family N-acetyltransferase, which yields MYIERMGKLPAPMKADYAALAASGDLYVLRAHGVIAGAILLTQDRNALKVNNLVVGQADQGKGYGRELMLFAERMVRSRNLRALTLYTNALMHENIALYQKIGFVVTDRVSEHGFDRVYFRKQLAP from the coding sequence ATGTACATCGAGCGCATGGGGAAACTGCCCGCGCCGATGAAAGCCGACTACGCCGCGCTGGCGGCGTCGGGCGACCTGTACGTGCTCCGCGCACACGGCGTCATCGCGGGCGCGATCCTGCTCACGCAGGACCGCAACGCGTTGAAGGTCAACAACCTGGTCGTGGGACAGGCGGACCAGGGCAAGGGCTACGGCCGCGAACTGATGCTGTTCGCGGAACGCATGGTGCGCTCGCGCAATCTGCGCGCCCTGACCCTGTACACCAATGCGCTGATGCATGAGAACATCGCGCTGTACCAGAAGATCGGCTTCGTTGTCACGGACCGTGTGTCTGAACACGGATTCGACAGGGTGTACTTCCGCAAGCAGCTGGCCCCGTGA